A section of the Thermotoga caldifontis AZM44c09 genome encodes:
- a CDS encoding PfkB family carbohydrate kinase, producing the protein MAKITFVGHVSKDINKTSSETVVVPGGGVFYGSIAAERLGVQCVVVTKVSSRDVSLFKPIEEAGAELIALTSPQTTTIENVYPSDNPDERMSRVLHRADPFEATDLVHVRTNVVVVSALWHGEFPEELLKQLRQRVDMLVADAQGFLRNVLEDGRMVYHDWQDKEEHLPLIDVFKVDSNEAYIMTEEKDLERACKVLSDFGVKIVLATHKNGVVAFDGGDFYRANFSEYKMLGRTGRGDTCLASFLAALLTGKSLKEAVDLAARVTSVKMQYAGPYRGGEVV; encoded by the coding sequence GTGGCGAAAATCACGTTCGTTGGCCATGTTTCCAAGGATATCAACAAGACATCAAGCGAAACCGTCGTCGTGCCGGGAGGAGGAGTCTTCTACGGTTCGATCGCGGCGGAAAGACTCGGTGTGCAGTGCGTTGTGGTAACGAAGGTGTCGAGCCGGGATGTTTCGTTGTTCAAACCGATCGAAGAGGCTGGCGCAGAGCTGATCGCACTGACCAGTCCTCAAACCACTACGATAGAGAACGTCTATCCTTCGGACAACCCCGACGAAAGGATGAGCCGTGTCCTCCACAGGGCAGACCCCTTCGAAGCGACCGATCTGGTTCATGTGAGAACAAACGTGGTAGTTGTCAGCGCACTGTGGCACGGAGAGTTTCCAGAGGAACTCTTGAAGCAGTTGCGTCAACGGGTTGACATGCTCGTTGCCGATGCTCAGGGCTTTCTGAGGAACGTACTTGAGGATGGCAGGATGGTCTATCACGACTGGCAGGATAAAGAAGAGCACCTTCCGCTCATCGACGTTTTCAAAGTCGACAGCAACGAAGCCTACATCATGACTGAAGAAAAAGACTTAGAAAGGGCGTGCAAAGTCCTCTCAGACTTCGGAGTGAAGATCGTGCTCGCAACACACAAGAATGGGGTCGTCGCGTTCGATGGCGGAGATTTCTACCGGGCGAATTTTTCGGAATACAAGATGTTGGGTCGTACAGGTCGAGGTGATACATGCTTAGCGAGCTTTCTGGCAGCCTTGTTGACTGGAAAAAGTCTGAAAGAAGCCGTTGACCTCGCGGCGAGAGTAACCTCGGTCAAGATGCAATACGCAGGACCGTACAGAGGGGGTGAGGTTGTATGA
- a CDS encoding DeoR/GlpR family DNA-binding transcription regulator yields MFTEERRNMILDILKRKGKVTVQELVEKFNVSSVTIRKDLEFLESNGSIVRTHGGAILADHSRSEWNFLRKIHQKEAEKRRIAKKIVSLIEDGDTVILDSSSTNYYVTYELRHADFSSITVVTNNVFIAAKLIEQGVEVLVLGGVVRENSLSLVGPWALRFLEEINVDKAFLGTTGFSIEKGFMTPSIVEADVKKAMIKSASKVYIVTDSTKFHRSAFASFAMPEDIDGVITDMGIPEEVERFLIEKGVQVYKV; encoded by the coding sequence GTGTTCACCGAGGAAAGAAGGAACATGATCCTCGACATTTTGAAACGAAAAGGCAAAGTAACGGTGCAGGAACTCGTCGAGAAGTTCAACGTGAGCAGTGTAACCATACGAAAGGATCTCGAGTTTCTGGAATCCAACGGATCGATCGTGAGAACGCACGGTGGGGCCATCCTTGCGGATCATTCCAGGTCCGAGTGGAATTTCCTGAGAAAAATACACCAGAAAGAGGCCGAAAAAAGACGCATCGCAAAAAAGATTGTGTCTCTCATAGAAGACGGAGACACAGTCATACTGGACAGCAGCAGTACCAACTATTACGTAACTTACGAGTTGAGGCATGCGGACTTTTCCTCCATAACCGTGGTCACCAACAACGTCTTCATCGCGGCGAAGCTCATCGAACAGGGCGTTGAGGTACTCGTGCTCGGCGGTGTTGTGAGAGAGAACAGTCTCTCACTCGTTGGACCCTGGGCCCTCAGGTTCCTGGAGGAAATCAACGTGGACAAGGCGTTCCTCGGTACCACGGGCTTTTCCATCGAAAAGGGTTTCATGACACCAAGCATCGTGGAGGCGGACGTCAAGAAGGCGATGATCAAGAGTGCTTCGAAAGTTTACATCGTGACCGATTCAACGAAATTCCACAGGAGCGCGTTCGCTTCTTTCGCTATGCCGGAGGACATCGATGGCGTCATAACGGACATGGGCATTCCCGAAGAAGTTGAAAGATTTCTCATCGAAAAAGGTGTTCAGGTTTACAAAGTATGA
- a CDS encoding Gfo/Idh/MocA family protein has protein sequence MDKVKIGVVGAGFIGQVHLEILSTFPDVQIVGVVDVEKGRAKAVAERFSAKVYDSLKQMREAGVEAVYITSPNRTHFDYAMQALELGFNVFCEKPMTISLKDAMELERKVKEKSVVFQVGHNRRFAYVYKFMKQKIEEGLVKPLSFQIKMNRGELLNPPWTSDRNYTGGFLFESTIHLFDMVRWLFGEIEEMYVLGKKSVYPDIDDWAIAMRLKNGLIGTFTSCAHASWMIPFERVEVYGEHNMLMNEEMEKVHFCKGLGKEVESHDFMKVDFKEKWGYVEENRLFIDCVKEKKTPPVTVCDGVAVIRIIDACYKAVESGNAHVRMEG, from the coding sequence ATGGACAAAGTGAAGATCGGTGTTGTAGGAGCAGGTTTCATCGGACAGGTTCATCTCGAGATCCTCTCGACCTTTCCAGATGTTCAAATCGTTGGTGTGGTGGATGTGGAAAAGGGCAGAGCCAAAGCAGTTGCGGAGAGGTTCAGTGCGAAGGTTTATGACAGTCTGAAACAGATGCGTGAAGCCGGTGTCGAGGCCGTTTACATCACCTCACCGAACAGAACCCATTTCGACTACGCGATGCAGGCGCTCGAGCTGGGGTTCAACGTTTTTTGCGAAAAGCCGATGACGATTTCTTTGAAAGACGCGATGGAACTTGAAAGGAAGGTCAAGGAGAAAAGCGTCGTTTTCCAGGTTGGCCACAACAGGAGGTTCGCCTACGTGTACAAGTTCATGAAGCAGAAGATCGAAGAAGGCCTGGTCAAGCCGTTGTCGTTCCAGATAAAGATGAACCGGGGAGAGCTGCTGAATCCTCCGTGGACGAGTGACCGTAACTACACCGGAGGTTTTCTGTTCGAGAGCACGATACATCTGTTCGACATGGTCAGATGGCTTTTTGGAGAAATCGAAGAGATGTACGTGCTCGGTAAGAAGAGCGTCTATCCGGATATAGATGACTGGGCCATAGCGATGCGACTCAAAAATGGACTGATTGGAACCTTCACCTCCTGCGCCCACGCGAGCTGGATGATCCCGTTCGAAAGAGTTGAAGTGTACGGAGAACACAACATGCTCATGAACGAAGAGATGGAGAAGGTTCACTTTTGTAAAGGATTGGGTAAGGAAGTTGAGAGTCACGATTTCATGAAAGTCGATTTCAAAGAGAAATGGGGTTACGTGGAAGAAAACAGACTTTTCATCGACTGCGTCAAGGAGAAAAAGACACCCCCTGTCACTGTTTGCGACGGTGTTGCGGTGATTCGAATCATAGACGCTTGCTACAAGGCTGTTGAGAGCGGAAACGCTCACGTACGAATGGAGGGATGA
- a CDS encoding tagaturonate epimerase family protein, producing the protein MSDFLQRFERLTQFRMKPYASSVRKTRDATFFLVRDDRSKYLVVIGKRGICERFEGQKIGEIEQDDVLLCPMNNKNCETLTEFLPSLKPATCTMKLSFGFGDRLGVATAAHAQCVNKEKCFPVFAQQSVREITRTERTWSDVLYSAIWGVFESGYDGLFGADADHVKKIEDLEKAARVGYTMFTIDPSDHIKDPAKFDRRELARFYEEHPLRRAIETRYVGKSFTILGERLTFDEEEFAELFVTYIDAIDHVEECYKALRATIGGSFDLEVSIDETSLPTTPLAHIFFVQELVRRGVEFQTLALRFPGEWQKGIDYIGDIDLFAEELDKHVAIVKMFTGYKLSLHSGSDKFSVYPILAEKTEGTVHVKTAGTSYLEAIRVVAKFAPDLYREIHKFALSRFEQDRASYHVTTDLSKIPDVDSLSDDELVHLLDQPDSRQLIHITYGSVLTAKKDGKSLFKERIMKVLFEHETDHYAFLRTHLGKHLKLLGV; encoded by the coding sequence ATGTCTGATTTTCTTCAGCGCTTCGAGCGATTGACCCAATTCAGGATGAAACCTTACGCTTCGTCTGTGAGAAAAACCAGAGACGCCACCTTCTTCCTGGTCCGGGACGATCGTTCCAAGTACCTCGTGGTGATCGGCAAGAGGGGAATATGTGAGCGTTTCGAAGGACAGAAGATCGGAGAGATCGAACAGGACGACGTCCTTCTCTGCCCGATGAACAATAAAAACTGTGAAACCCTCACGGAGTTTCTTCCCTCACTCAAACCAGCGACCTGCACCATGAAGCTGTCCTTCGGTTTTGGAGACAGGCTCGGTGTCGCCACGGCTGCCCATGCTCAGTGTGTGAACAAAGAAAAGTGTTTCCCCGTGTTCGCACAGCAATCGGTGAGGGAAATCACACGAACTGAACGAACGTGGTCGGATGTGCTGTACAGTGCCATTTGGGGCGTGTTCGAGAGCGGTTACGATGGGCTTTTTGGCGCGGATGCGGATCATGTGAAAAAGATCGAAGATCTGGAGAAGGCCGCGCGTGTTGGCTACACCATGTTCACGATCGATCCGTCGGACCACATCAAAGATCCCGCGAAGTTCGATAGAAGAGAGCTCGCAAGGTTTTATGAAGAACATCCTTTGAGACGTGCTATAGAGACGCGTTACGTCGGGAAGAGTTTCACAATCCTCGGAGAAAGATTGACGTTCGACGAGGAAGAATTTGCTGAACTGTTCGTGACCTACATCGACGCGATCGATCATGTGGAAGAATGTTACAAGGCGTTGAGAGCTACCATCGGTGGAAGTTTCGACCTCGAAGTTTCGATAGACGAAACGTCCCTGCCCACGACACCACTCGCGCACATCTTCTTCGTACAGGAACTGGTGAGACGCGGTGTCGAATTCCAGACGCTCGCACTGAGGTTCCCCGGTGAGTGGCAGAAGGGCATCGACTACATAGGTGATATCGATCTGTTTGCGGAAGAACTCGACAAGCACGTCGCCATCGTGAAAATGTTCACAGGTTATAAGCTCTCTCTGCACTCCGGTAGTGACAAGTTCAGCGTTTACCCGATCCTGGCAGAAAAGACGGAAGGAACGGTTCACGTGAAAACCGCAGGAACGAGCTACTTGGAAGCCATCAGGGTGGTTGCGAAATTTGCACCGGATCTGTACAGGGAGATTCACAAGTTCGCTCTTTCCAGGTTTGAACAGGACAGAGCCTCTTACCACGTTACAACCGATCTTTCCAAGATTCCGGACGTTGACAGTCTCAGCGATGATGAGCTCGTTCATCTTCTCGATCAACCAGACAGCAGACAGTTGATACACATAACCTACGGTTCTGTTTTGACTGCGAAAAAAGATGGCAAGAGCCTTTTCAAAGAGCGTATAATGAAAGTGTTGTTCGAACACGAGACTGACCACTACGCGTTTTTGAGAACTCATTTGGGAAAGCATCTGAAACTCTTAGGAGTATGA
- a CDS encoding ABC transporter permease, with the protein MTKEKVILESLRIKEFGAIVGVAIFLVMFSLLSNRFLTAENLFNTLTMAAELGIISIGVAMLIISGEFDLSVGSVFAVAPMVFATMINANLNPYFSLLAALLVCVGIGVVNGTVTLKTGIPSFITTLGMMMFWRGILLAVTGGFPIILSRRVDMLQYLGGRVVGGLRYSAIWFLILAFVFWIVLEKTRFGNWVFATGGNPGAARALGISTDRVKLTNFIFSSVLAGFSGLTTFARFRLVDPTFGQELELEAIASAVMGGTLLTGGYGSVVGASIGAFMISMVRNGLVLAGAPAYWYRAFIGVILIVAAVINARIRKKVAG; encoded by the coding sequence TTGACAAAGGAAAAGGTGATTCTTGAATCTTTGAGAATAAAAGAGTTTGGGGCCATCGTCGGTGTGGCCATTTTTCTGGTCATGTTCTCGCTTTTGTCGAACAGGTTTCTAACCGCCGAGAATCTTTTCAACACACTCACGATGGCTGCAGAGCTCGGCATCATATCGATTGGAGTTGCAATGCTGATCATCAGTGGTGAATTCGATCTGTCTGTTGGATCGGTGTTCGCTGTCGCACCGATGGTTTTTGCAACCATGATCAACGCGAATTTGAATCCTTATTTTTCGCTGCTTGCCGCCCTGCTGGTCTGTGTCGGTATCGGTGTGGTGAATGGTACCGTCACGCTGAAAACCGGTATCCCATCTTTCATAACGACGCTCGGCATGATGATGTTCTGGCGGGGCATTCTGCTCGCGGTAACGGGTGGTTTTCCTATCATATTGTCTCGTCGTGTGGACATGCTTCAGTATCTCGGCGGAAGGGTTGTGGGTGGTTTGAGATATTCAGCAATCTGGTTCTTAATTCTGGCGTTCGTTTTCTGGATCGTACTCGAAAAGACAAGATTTGGAAACTGGGTGTTTGCAACCGGTGGAAATCCTGGAGCCGCAAGAGCCCTCGGAATCTCGACAGATCGCGTCAAGCTCACCAATTTCATCTTCTCGTCCGTTCTCGCAGGTTTCTCGGGTCTCACAACGTTCGCAAGGTTCAGGCTGGTCGATCCCACGTTCGGTCAGGAACTGGAACTCGAGGCGATCGCGAGTGCGGTGATGGGAGGCACGCTTCTGACGGGTGGCTACGGCAGCGTGGTGGGGGCGTCCATAGGCGCGTTCATGATAAGTATGGTTCGAAACGGGCTGGTGCTGGCAGGTGCTCCGGCCTACTGGTACAGGGCCTTCATCGGTGTCATATTGATCGTCGCGGCAGTGATCAACGCACGCATCAGAAAGAAGGTGGCCGGATGA
- the iolN gene encoding 3-dehydro-scyllo-inosose hydrolase translates to MAKWQIPPEGGHMERPTGVYFQTMTMKQIQERLKKCDLLIIPVGSTENHGPNAPTGEDTFLVTRMAEQVALKTGCTVAEPIWYGFHPYHHIGMPGTVPVKDEAFIDYLVSVIAGFWNSGFRKQILLNGHGQEFVIPVAIHKFAKIFQVPAIIVNVNWYHAIQDKFKTKEEGGPYETRFIHADEVETSWSLALFPEFCHQEWAVDTQPRGYLPEGHIDKAGNLLHRPIAWYGHVGGGPIEVVAYPEGVVGKATAASADKAKEGVEALLDYLEKLVNDIMERFPAGKLPPAHELSQRPKEELESVLKEPLTPGWRSIYSIGNMW, encoded by the coding sequence ATGGCCAAGTGGCAGATACCTCCCGAAGGAGGTCATATGGAAAGACCGACCGGCGTTTACTTTCAGACCATGACGATGAAACAAATACAAGAGAGATTGAAGAAGTGCGATCTTTTAATCATTCCGGTTGGGAGCACAGAGAACCACGGTCCCAACGCACCTACGGGTGAAGATACGTTCCTCGTAACGCGCATGGCGGAACAGGTCGCGCTCAAAACAGGATGCACGGTTGCGGAACCCATCTGGTACGGATTCCATCCGTACCATCACATCGGTATGCCCGGAACAGTGCCCGTCAAGGATGAGGCGTTCATCGATTATTTGGTGAGCGTCATCGCAGGGTTCTGGAACAGTGGTTTCAGAAAACAGATTCTTCTGAACGGCCATGGTCAGGAGTTCGTCATACCAGTGGCGATACACAAGTTCGCGAAGATATTCCAGGTGCCAGCGATAATCGTGAACGTGAACTGGTACCACGCGATCCAGGACAAGTTCAAGACCAAAGAGGAAGGTGGACCGTACGAAACGAGATTCATACACGCCGACGAAGTGGAGACTTCCTGGAGTCTGGCGCTCTTCCCGGAGTTCTGCCATCAGGAATGGGCAGTGGATACCCAGCCGCGCGGTTATCTACCTGAGGGTCACATCGACAAAGCAGGAAACCTGCTTCACAGACCGATCGCTTGGTACGGTCACGTCGGTGGAGGACCCATAGAAGTCGTCGCTTACCCGGAAGGTGTCGTCGGGAAAGCCACAGCCGCGAGCGCCGACAAAGCTAAAGAAGGTGTTGAGGCGTTGCTGGACTATCTCGAGAAACTCGTTAACGACATAATGGAAAGGTTCCCGGCAGGTAAACTGCCTCCAGCGCACGAGTTATCGCAGAGACCGAAAGAAGAACTCGAATCTGTGCTCAAAGAACCCTTGACACCTGGCTGGAGAAGTATATACAGCATCGGTAACATGTGGTGA
- a CDS encoding sugar ABC transporter substrate-binding protein — translation MRRLLVVSMVLLAVAAFSYTFYVVSHGGPADPFWGVVMKGVKDAAEKFKVEAVYLGPEKFSLKEFIDLVNAAIAKKPDGLVVTITNPVALDEPLRRAIEMGIPVVAINVPDDRPVDQKIPYLCYVGMDEYLAGVYAARRMLQEFTPKRAVIAIHEPGHAGLEARAKGIMDVFKEKKIPVEKLDITTDPTKALTLLKSYLAKYPDTDAIFTLGPLGAHPAIQLVEEEKLVGKVKIGAIDLTTKITDAIKKGVVVFTIDQQQYLQGYLPIVFLYLYKEYGLIPHENVLTGPSIVDKSNVDIVEKTVQLGYR, via the coding sequence GTGAGAAGGTTGCTTGTAGTGTCAATGGTTCTGCTTGCGGTCGCAGCTTTCAGTTACACGTTCTACGTGGTGTCACATGGTGGTCCTGCGGATCCGTTCTGGGGCGTGGTCATGAAAGGTGTCAAGGACGCGGCAGAGAAGTTCAAAGTCGAGGCTGTGTATCTTGGACCTGAGAAGTTCTCGCTCAAAGAGTTCATCGATTTGGTGAATGCGGCGATCGCCAAGAAACCTGACGGACTCGTAGTAACGATAACCAACCCAGTGGCCCTGGATGAACCACTCAGACGTGCGATCGAGATGGGTATACCCGTCGTGGCGATCAACGTTCCCGATGACAGACCTGTCGATCAGAAAATACCCTATCTGTGCTACGTTGGCATGGATGAATACCTCGCCGGGGTTTACGCCGCCAGAAGAATGCTGCAGGAATTCACCCCGAAACGTGCCGTGATAGCGATCCACGAGCCGGGTCACGCGGGACTCGAGGCAAGGGCGAAGGGTATCATGGATGTATTCAAAGAGAAAAAGATACCAGTTGAAAAGCTGGACATCACCACGGATCCAACCAAAGCCTTGACTCTGTTGAAGAGTTATCTCGCGAAGTATCCAGACACGGACGCCATCTTCACCCTCGGACCACTCGGTGCACATCCGGCGATCCAGCTTGTGGAGGAGGAAAAACTCGTCGGCAAGGTCAAGATAGGTGCCATCGATTTGACAACGAAAATCACCGACGCGATCAAAAAAGGTGTGGTCGTTTTCACCATTGACCAGCAGCAGTATCTGCAGGGTTATTTGCCCATCGTGTTCCTGTACCTTTACAAGGAGTACGGGTTGATCCCACACGAGAACGTGCTGACCGGTCCATCCATCGTGGACAAGAGCAACGTCGACATCGTCGAGAAAACTGTGCAGCTTGGCTATCGCTGA
- a CDS encoding ATP-binding cassette domain-containing protein, producing MSYLVEMKNIWKSFGRVVALKGVDFAVGHTEVVGLLGDNGAGKSTLVKVLVGYYQPDKGEIYFEGRPVKFNSPRDAREHGIETVYQDLALVNLMPLWRNFFLGREIVRGFGPFRYLDKKKMRKIAREALSDIGISVRSVDDTVAFLSGGERQAVAIARAYHFGAKLLILDEPTAALSVGETKRVLEHILEAKKRGISVVLISHNIYHVYEVADRLVILERGEKIGDYKREEVTPKQVMELIAAAAGVK from the coding sequence ATGAGTTACCTGGTCGAAATGAAGAACATATGGAAGAGTTTCGGAAGAGTTGTAGCGCTCAAGGGTGTTGACTTCGCCGTGGGTCACACGGAAGTTGTTGGATTGCTGGGTGACAACGGCGCCGGGAAGTCGACGCTCGTAAAGGTCCTGGTGGGTTACTATCAGCCCGACAAAGGTGAGATCTACTTCGAGGGTCGACCCGTGAAGTTCAACTCACCACGCGATGCGCGCGAGCATGGTATCGAGACCGTTTATCAGGACCTCGCGCTGGTCAATCTGATGCCGCTCTGGCGCAACTTCTTTCTGGGTAGGGAGATCGTGAGAGGGTTTGGACCGTTTCGATATTTGGACAAGAAGAAGATGAGAAAGATCGCACGTGAGGCACTCTCAGACATAGGAATAAGCGTGCGGAGCGTAGACGACACGGTGGCTTTTCTCTCAGGTGGTGAGAGGCAGGCCGTCGCCATAGCCAGAGCGTATCACTTCGGAGCCAAGCTTCTGATACTCGACGAACCCACCGCGGCGCTCTCGGTTGGTGAGACGAAACGCGTGCTCGAACACATACTCGAGGCAAAGAAAAGGGGCATATCGGTCGTGCTCATCAGTCACAACATCTACCACGTTTATGAGGTCGCTGACAGGCTTGTGATTCTGGAACGTGGAGAGAAAATCGGCGATTACAAACGCGAAGAAGTCACACCGAAGCAGGTGATGGAACTCATAGCTGCCGCTGCGGGAGTCAAATGA
- the iolM gene encoding scyllo-inosose 3-dehydrogenase has protein sequence MKAVRLHAKWDPRPGFKLGPKDVEGKVCWLGSKVWRYPEVRVEEVPEPKITKPTQVLVKVKACGICGSDVHMAQTDAEGYILYPGLTGFPTTLGHEFSGIVVEAGPEAINRRTNKRFEPGEPVTSEEMFWCGHCRPCADGYPNHCENLHEMGFDVDGAFAEYIVLESKYLWSLKELEGVYEGDRLFLAGSLVEPTSVAYNAVIERGGGIRPGDNVVILGGGPIGLAAVAILKRAGAAKVILSEPSATRRNIAKQLGADVVIDPTKENFVEAVLDSTNGMGAKLYLEATGLPQVVWKDIEEVIWRARGINATVVIVARADAKIPLTGEVFQVRRAQIVGSQGHSGHGNFPRVISLMATGMDMTKIVSKTISIEEVPEYIKKLQTDKELVKVTMLNP, from the coding sequence ATGAAGGCGGTCAGATTACATGCCAAGTGGGATCCGAGGCCTGGATTCAAGCTTGGACCTAAGGACGTTGAGGGAAAAGTCTGCTGGCTTGGCAGCAAGGTCTGGAGGTATCCTGAGGTCCGGGTCGAGGAGGTGCCCGAGCCAAAAATCACGAAGCCAACGCAAGTCCTTGTGAAAGTGAAGGCCTGTGGCATCTGTGGAAGCGATGTGCACATGGCTCAAACCGACGCAGAAGGTTACATCCTCTATCCTGGCTTGACAGGTTTTCCAACGACGCTGGGCCACGAGTTTTCGGGCATCGTCGTTGAAGCTGGTCCTGAGGCGATAAATAGAAGAACAAACAAACGCTTCGAACCCGGTGAGCCTGTGACATCAGAGGAGATGTTCTGGTGCGGACACTGCAGACCGTGTGCTGACGGTTATCCGAACCACTGTGAGAACCTCCATGAAATGGGCTTCGACGTTGATGGAGCGTTCGCTGAATACATCGTACTCGAATCGAAGTACCTCTGGAGTTTGAAAGAGCTCGAAGGGGTCTATGAAGGTGATCGTCTCTTCCTGGCGGGCAGTCTGGTGGAACCAACGTCGGTTGCGTACAACGCAGTTATAGAAAGAGGTGGTGGCATAAGACCGGGCGACAACGTGGTGATCCTGGGTGGTGGACCCATCGGACTCGCGGCGGTGGCCATACTCAAGAGGGCTGGTGCGGCAAAGGTGATACTTTCCGAGCCATCGGCGACACGGCGGAACATCGCAAAGCAGCTCGGAGCGGACGTTGTGATCGATCCAACGAAGGAGAACTTCGTGGAAGCGGTACTTGACAGCACGAACGGTATGGGTGCGAAACTGTACCTCGAAGCGACGGGATTACCACAGGTGGTGTGGAAAGACATAGAGGAGGTCATCTGGAGGGCGAGGGGGATCAACGCAACGGTGGTCATCGTTGCGCGTGCGGATGCGAAGATACCACTCACAGGTGAGGTGTTCCAGGTGAGACGTGCTCAAATCGTCGGTTCTCAGGGTCATTCTGGGCACGGCAACTTCCCGAGGGTGATCAGTCTGATGGCCACCGGAATGGATATGACGAAGATCGTATCGAAAACCATCAGTATCGAAGAGGTGCCCGAGTACATAAAGAAGCTCCAGACTGACAAGGAGCTGGTGAAGGTAACGATGCTCAACCCGTGA
- a CDS encoding ABC transporter substrate-binding protein, with the protein MRKIVSIGLILLLAFVGLAAERVLHMYTALDENEWPIYVKAFERATGIKVEVVRLSSGELLARVEAESKNPRASIWFGGPAVDQIAAKKKGLLAPYKSAMTEKVPESLKDPEGYWVGIYFGAIGFASNTEILKKLKVDPPTSWYDLLKPEFKGLISVALPYTSGTAYTILASLIALMGEDEAFEYWKKLDKQIQQYTKSGSAPVVQAGLGEAAIGIAFAHDIIARGIAKGYPLVLTFPKEGTGYEIGAMSIIKGGPEPDLAAKFIDWMLSVEAQNLMKEWYRLPANPEAEVAEGVIRLEEVKLVPMDFEYFGKEKDRLIERWKEEIEYNR; encoded by the coding sequence ATGAGGAAAATCGTCTCGATCGGATTGATCCTGTTGCTTGCGTTTGTGGGATTGGCAGCCGAAAGAGTCCTGCACATGTACACCGCACTGGACGAAAATGAATGGCCCATCTACGTGAAGGCGTTCGAGCGGGCGACGGGAATCAAAGTCGAGGTGGTCAGGTTGTCCTCCGGAGAGCTACTCGCGCGCGTTGAGGCCGAATCGAAGAATCCTCGGGCGAGCATTTGGTTCGGCGGACCCGCAGTGGATCAGATCGCGGCCAAGAAGAAAGGGTTGCTCGCACCGTACAAATCTGCGATGACAGAGAAGGTTCCGGAGAGCTTGAAGGATCCTGAGGGTTACTGGGTCGGGATCTACTTCGGTGCCATCGGTTTTGCGAGCAACACGGAAATCTTGAAGAAACTCAAGGTGGATCCGCCCACGTCTTGGTACGACCTTTTGAAACCCGAATTCAAGGGTTTGATCTCGGTGGCGCTCCCGTACACCTCCGGTACAGCCTACACGATCTTAGCATCCTTGATAGCACTGATGGGTGAAGATGAGGCGTTCGAATACTGGAAAAAGCTCGACAAGCAGATCCAGCAGTACACGAAGTCCGGTTCCGCACCAGTGGTGCAAGCTGGGCTTGGCGAAGCTGCCATTGGTATCGCGTTCGCCCACGACATCATCGCGAGGGGTATCGCCAAGGGTTATCCGCTGGTGCTGACGTTCCCGAAAGAGGGAACAGGGTACGAGATAGGGGCCATGTCGATCATCAAGGGTGGACCAGAACCAGACCTCGCAGCGAAGTTCATCGACTGGATGCTCAGCGTCGAGGCTCAGAACTTGATGAAAGAGTGGTACAGGCTGCCAGCAAATCCCGAAGCCGAAGTCGCCGAAGGCGTCATCAGGCTCGAGGAAGTCAAGCTCGTCCCGATGGACTTCGAATACTTCGGTAAAGAAAAAGACAGGTTGATCGAACGCTGGAAAGAAGAAATCGAATACAACAGGTGA